AAATCACAGAATGCCCCGCTGCCTTCAAACTGGCCGCATAGTGCGTGGGAAAACGCTGAAATTGCAACCATGACGAGGCTGCAACAACTTGCCGATACGGCGTCAGGCCCGACCCCGCTCCCTGATACATTCCATTTCGTAACAGAATGGCGGGCAAATCCCCCACAGGCCATTCACCCAACGCCTGATCAACCTGCTCTTGCGTCGCCTGCCGATGAAAAGGCACGTCAAAAAAGAACACCGAGGACTCTTGGGCAGTACAGCGCAGATACACCGCCTGTGCATGGCAGGCGTGCGCCGCCCAGTCAGGATTCCATAAATCCGGTGGCATCCCGGCACTGATCACAGGCAAGAATGCTGACGGAGCATGAGCCAAACGTGGTGGTTCTTTGTCCAAAGCCATCATGCCGTGCTGCATCACGATATCCACATCCGCGGTCAGCCACTGATCGCCCAGGCTTTGTCGCACGCGTTCCGTGGTTTTTCTTTGCTGCTCGGGCGACCATGGCGTGCGCGTTCCCATGCTGAGCAAGGCCACACGATCAATCCAGCCTCGTGTGGACTCCAGCACGCTAAGCAAATGCGCGTACCAGCCACCCGCCGACTGCCCCATCAAGGTGATCCTGTCCGGATCGCCACCAAAGGCGTGGATGCGATCCTTCACCCA
This genomic interval from Alcaligenes ammonioxydans contains the following:
- a CDS encoding carboxylesterase family protein, whose amino-acid sequence is MTATLRIHAPSRRCRADGVKVQAWYGLRYAQGTRRFEAAQAAIGRMAATSLDQVPVFPQRPSRLAAVMGAGSANPQSEDAYFLNVWAPAQAQGLPVLFFIHGGAWMSGGASLDWYDGTRLAAQGMVVVNVNYRLGALGHLGDAQADDLPLPAADLRLALQWVKDRIHAFGGDPDRITLMGQSAGGWYAHLLSVLESTRGWIDRVALLSMGTRTPWSPEQQRKTTERVRQSLGDQWLTADVDIVMQHGMMALDKEPPRLAHAPSAFLPVISAGMPPDLWNPDWAAHACHAQAVYLRCTAQESSVFFFDVPFHRQATQEQVDQALGEWPVGDLPAILLRNGMYQGAGSGLTPYRQVVAASSWLQFQRFPTHYAASLKAAGHSVIWSDFTEQSPLEAVFSGHCFDLPFQFGNFQAWQDAPMMQGVTLERFERVAQDLMGDIARFAGA